A single genomic interval of Mycobacterium sp. DL592 harbors:
- the pnuC gene encoding nicotinamide riboside transporter PnuC, whose translation MERWSMMDWLAAVVAPLNAVAFTLWGDPVTWAELLGFLTGGACVALTVRRSVANFPVGIANSAFFLVLFASAQLWADSTLQVLYIVLGFVGWWQWLYGDRGRTPLKVRSAGVGHLMWCVVALGAATAALYPVLVSVHDSAPFLDALTTSQSLVAQWLLNGKWIQTWYFWIAADVIYVPLYFSRGLNLTAVVYMVFLALCVAGLRAWSRSLVSEKVRQPA comes from the coding sequence ATGGAACGGTGGTCGATGATGGACTGGCTGGCGGCGGTGGTGGCCCCGCTCAACGCGGTGGCGTTCACGCTGTGGGGTGATCCGGTGACCTGGGCCGAGCTGCTGGGGTTCCTCACCGGCGGCGCGTGCGTGGCGTTGACGGTGCGGCGCAGTGTGGCGAACTTCCCTGTGGGGATTGCCAACTCGGCGTTCTTCCTGGTGTTGTTCGCCTCGGCGCAGTTGTGGGCGGATTCGACGCTGCAGGTCCTCTACATCGTGTTGGGGTTCGTGGGGTGGTGGCAGTGGCTGTACGGGGATCGCGGCCGCACGCCGTTGAAGGTGCGTTCCGCCGGCGTTGGGCATCTGATGTGGTGTGTGGTGGCGCTCGGGGCCGCGACGGCGGCGTTGTATCCGGTCCTGGTGTCGGTGCACGATTCGGCGCCGTTCCTCGATGCGCTGACGACGAGTCAGTCGTTGGTCGCGCAGTGGCTACTCAACGGGAAGTGGATTCAGACCTGGTACTTCTGGATCGCCGCCGACGTCATCTACGTGCCGCTGTACTTCAGCCGGGGACTGAACCTGACTGCGGTGGTGTACATGGTGTTCCTGGCGTTGTGCGTGGCCGGGCTGAGGGCGTGGTCGCGGTCGTTGGTGTCTGAAAAAGTCAGGCAGCCAGCATGA
- a CDS encoding AAA family ATPase: MTRYRHGLMVGKFYPPHLGHHAAIRDGAAQCEQFTVLVMAAAVETVPLADRVAWLQAEHSGEPGVRVIGVRCDAPVDVTDERVWAAQVAVIEAALRGEPVDAVFSAEQYGAELARWLGAVSVRTRRAGLSATAVRGDLAGRWNDLAPATRAGLATRVVVVGAESTGTTTIARLLAEHYRARGGVWASTQCVEEYGREYTQLKWERSPGVPLDELVWTTEDFDVIGAEQTSREEMAAREGSTVLICDIDAFATAIWERRYLGTLARTGQPWTQVPPRAVYLVTDHEGVPWDDDGMREGDLPVRATMTGWFIDALTAAGHSWVLLTGSLTERVGIAVRTIDPLLELRARFGEPLHGPGFE, encoded by the coding sequence ATGACTCGCTATCGGCACGGATTGATGGTGGGCAAGTTCTATCCACCGCACCTCGGACACCACGCGGCCATTCGAGATGGCGCCGCGCAGTGCGAGCAGTTCACGGTACTGGTGATGGCTGCGGCGGTGGAGACGGTGCCGTTGGCGGATCGGGTGGCGTGGTTGCAGGCGGAGCACAGCGGCGAGCCGGGGGTTCGGGTGATCGGGGTGCGCTGTGATGCGCCGGTGGATGTGACCGATGAGCGGGTGTGGGCGGCGCAGGTCGCGGTGATCGAAGCCGCGTTGCGGGGCGAGCCGGTGGATGCGGTGTTCTCCGCTGAGCAATACGGCGCGGAGTTGGCCCGGTGGTTGGGGGCTGTTAGCGTGCGGACGCGGCGGGCAGGATTGAGCGCGACCGCGGTGCGCGGCGACCTGGCGGGGCGGTGGAATGATCTGGCCCCGGCCACCCGGGCGGGGCTGGCGACGCGGGTGGTCGTGGTGGGGGCTGAATCCACAGGTACGACAACGATTGCCAGGCTGCTGGCTGAGCACTATCGGGCCCGGGGTGGCGTGTGGGCGTCGACTCAGTGTGTCGAGGAGTATGGGCGCGAGTACACGCAGCTGAAGTGGGAGCGGAGTCCTGGGGTTCCGCTCGACGAGTTGGTCTGGACGACAGAGGATTTCGACGTGATCGGCGCGGAGCAGACGTCGCGGGAGGAGATGGCCGCGCGGGAGGGTTCAACGGTGTTGATCTGTGACATCGATGCGTTTGCAACGGCGATCTGGGAGCGGCGCTATCTCGGGACCCTGGCTCGGACCGGGCAGCCGTGGACGCAGGTGCCGCCGCGGGCGGTGTATCTGGTGACCGATCACGAGGGGGTGCCGTGGGATGACGACGGGATGCGGGAGGGTGATCTGCCGGTGCGGGCGACGATGACGGGGTGGTTCATCGACGCGCTGACGGCGGCGGGACATTCGTGGGTGTTGTTGACGGGCAGCCTGACTGAGCGAGTTGGGATTGCGGTGCGGACGATCGATCCGCTGCTGGAGCTGCGGGCGCGGTTCGGGGAGCCGCTGCACGGGCCGGGGTTCGAGTGA
- a CDS encoding cupin domain-containing protein, which translates to MVSDTEAEINSVAPGFAMGIPYATESSPPPPRPLGNAELIDQFIPPGHVRWMVVDYGPNSRTPVHHTDTLDLQTVLSGTIDLILDDGVHPLEVGDMVVMTGTDHAWKAGPDGARVNAVLIGTPPPE; encoded by the coding sequence GTGGTCAGCGACACTGAGGCCGAGATCAACTCCGTCGCTCCCGGCTTCGCCATGGGCATCCCGTACGCCACCGAGTCCAGCCCGCCGCCCCCGCGGCCGCTCGGCAATGCCGAACTTATCGATCAGTTCATCCCGCCGGGTCACGTCCGTTGGATGGTCGTCGACTACGGCCCGAACTCTCGAACCCCGGTGCACCATACCGACACCCTCGACCTCCAAACCGTCCTCAGCGGCACCATCGACCTCATCCTCGATGACGGCGTCCACCCCCTCGAAGTCGGCGACATGGTCGTCATGACCGGCACCGACCACGCCTGGAAGGCCGGCCCCGACGGCGCCCGCGTCAACGCTGTCCTCATCGGCACGCCCCCGCCGGAGTAG
- a CDS encoding DNA cytosine methyltransferase, with amino-acid sequence MPTPSTLSDSLPTLAKSHDRNAKITTLDLFAGAGGLSEGLNAAPGKRFKAVRAVEWESPAAATYTLNHGGRLRDGRVEGGPVYAGAIEDWLAEDDVPQVDVVVGGPPCQGFSTLNRAGVGAHRNELWRLYAQTVQKAMPRYFVLENVPAFLKSDQWCVFRDELKDGILKDYKIDFDVLNAADYGAFQARKRVIVVGHHRDLPVLGLPEATHVGRHRRLAEALLGVPYAVDRIGIPDGTVEFRKEEIPGAFFTKDLHFGRFYTQLSLDRFKAISPNGGSRSELPDHLKARCWLNHNKGTGDVMGRLTWEKPSVTIRTEFFKPEKGRYIHPDADRVITHYEAALIQGFRDDYRWVGTREEIARQIGNAVPKRQVLRGQRH; translated from the coding sequence ATGCCGACTCCCTCGACATTGTCCGACTCCCTGCCGACGCTGGCAAAGTCGCATGACCGGAACGCGAAGATCACGACGTTGGATCTGTTCGCTGGAGCCGGTGGACTGTCCGAAGGGTTGAACGCTGCTCCCGGCAAGAGATTCAAGGCCGTTCGGGCAGTGGAGTGGGAGTCTCCCGCCGCCGCCACTTACACACTCAATCACGGCGGGCGTCTCCGTGATGGGCGGGTCGAAGGCGGGCCCGTGTACGCGGGCGCGATCGAAGACTGGCTTGCGGAAGACGACGTCCCGCAGGTTGACGTGGTCGTCGGAGGGCCACCCTGTCAAGGGTTCTCGACGCTCAACCGCGCTGGCGTCGGAGCGCACCGCAACGAACTCTGGCGCCTGTATGCGCAGACTGTTCAGAAGGCCATGCCAAGGTATTTCGTGTTGGAGAATGTGCCTGCCTTTCTGAAGTCCGACCAGTGGTGTGTGTTCCGGGACGAGCTCAAGGACGGGATTCTAAAGGACTACAAGATCGATTTCGATGTTCTCAATGCCGCGGATTACGGTGCATTCCAGGCGCGAAAGCGAGTGATTGTCGTTGGCCACCACAGAGACCTCCCGGTGCTCGGCCTGCCCGAGGCAACGCATGTAGGTAGACACCGCCGTCTTGCCGAGGCGCTCCTCGGCGTGCCTTATGCCGTCGACCGGATCGGTATCCCGGATGGCACCGTCGAGTTCCGCAAAGAGGAGATTCCAGGGGCTTTCTTCACCAAGGACCTCCATTTCGGACGTTTCTACACGCAGCTCTCGCTCGATCGGTTCAAGGCGATCTCACCCAATGGCGGCAGCCGATCGGAATTGCCTGACCACCTGAAAGCTCGTTGCTGGCTCAACCACAACAAGGGAACCGGTGATGTGATGGGCCGGTTGACGTGGGAGAAGCCGTCAGTGACGATCCGGACTGAGTTCTTCAAGCCGGAGAAGGGTCGCTACATACACCCGGATGCGGACCGCGTGATTACCCACTATGAGGCCGCGCTCATTCAGGGTTTTCGGGATGACTATCGGTGGGTCGGAACTCGCGAGGAGATCGCGCGGCAGATAGGTAATGCTGTTCCGAAACGGCAAGTCCTGCGTGGTCAGCGACACTGA